A single region of the Corticium candelabrum chromosome 15, ooCorCand1.1, whole genome shotgun sequence genome encodes:
- the LOC134190684 gene encoding set1/Ash2 histone methyltransferase complex subunit ASH2-like — translation MEETSEVNTERGEFDYHNSAVLLMETPHQVSRNTDTFPCVSGQSETVEDLQVPVADSTVDPEKEGAVNEDNVNRTEFHESKEVYMSVGQTEDKPLKKSERRLASRRREHWSSKRRLDSGQITSTSKRVRGDISTVQKLSSDGFPIEHPFNKDGYRYTLAEPDPHASGDLEQYAGKAVPARLYRVVLPQSILLSMNDRANQLNLSDDRLSVTGDKGYCTVRATHCVSRGGWYFEVTVKDLPSGSACRIGWSQNYGNLQAPLGYDKFGYSWRSKKGTRFHQSRGKRYSSSYEAGDVLGFYIYLTEWRPCKTVILPDHHKNQTLIKFRNYLYFEERDLVEKAEKSLSPLTGSKIIFFKNGKSQGIAWEDIYDGSYYPAISLYKNASVLMNFGPEFLYPPEGLTNYRPMSDAIDQAFVEHTLADMLFHLEYDEDTAGNAVHYSRQSHKR, via the coding sequence ATGGAAGAAACGTCAGAAGTCAACACTGAACGTGGAGAGTTTGATTATCACAATTCCGCTGTTTTGTTGATGGAGACCCCGCACCAGGTGTCGAGGAATACCGATACCTTTCCTTGTGTTTCTGGTCAATCAGAAACCGTGGAAGACCTACAGGTACCGGTGGCAGATTCAACGGTTGATCCAGAGAAGGAAGGTGCTGTAAACGAAGACAATGTCAACAGAACTGAATTTCATGAATCCAAAGaggtttatatgtctgtcggTCAAACTGAAGATAAACCATTGAAAAAATCAGAACGCAGGCTTGCTAGTAGACGTAGAGAACACTGGAGTAGCAAGAGACGTCTAGATAGTGGTCAAATAACGTCAACTAGCAAAAGAGTACGAGGTGACATCTCAACAGTACAAAAGCTTTCATCGGATGGATTTCCTATTGAACATCCCTTCAACAAAGATGGCTACCGTTATACATTGGCTGAACCAGATCCTCATGCTTCTGGTGACCTGGAGCAATATGCTGGAAAGGCAGTGCCAGCACGGTTATACAGAGTTGTTCTGCCCCAGTCCATATTACTCTCAATGAATGATCGAGCAAACCAGTTAAATTTGTCTGATGATCGATTGTCGGTGACTGGTGATAAGGGTTATTGTACTGTCCGTGCAACACACTGTGTGAGCCGTGGAGGCTGGTATTTTGAAGTAACTGTGAAGGATCTACCATCTGGGTCTGCATGTCGAATAGGATGGTCTCAGAATTATGGAAATCTTCAAGCGCCACTTGGATATGACAAGTTTGGCTACTCTTGGCGAAGCAAGAAAGGGACAAGGTTTCATCAAAGCAGAGGAAAACGTTATAGCTCTTCGTATGAAGCCGGTGATGTCCTTGGATTTTATATTTACTTAACGGAGTGGCGACCATGCAAGACAGTCATTCTACCCGACCATCACAAAAATCAGACTTTGATCAAGTTTAGAAACTACCTTTACTTTGAAGAGCGAGATTTGGTGGAGAAAGCAGAAAAATCTTTGAGTCCTTTGACTGGAAGCAAaatcattttcttcaagaATGGCAAGTCACAGGGTATTGCGTGGGAGGATATCTACGACGGAAGTTATTACCCTGCCATTTCATTGTATAAGAATGCATCAGTTCTAATGAACTTTGGCCCAGAGTTTCTCTACCCTCCAGAAGGTCTTACAAATTATAGACCAATGAGCGATGCTATAGACCAAGCATTTGTAGAGCATACTTTGGCTGACATGTTGTTTCACCTAGAATATGATGAGGATACAGCTGGCAATGCAGTGCATTATTCTCGTCAGTCACACAAACGATGA